A stretch of Bacillus pseudomycoides DNA encodes these proteins:
- the refZ gene encoding forespore capture DNA-binding protein RefZ: MKQTKQKVIDAAISLFYTKGYDGTSVRDIAKRADVNVANISYYFAGKQGLLEQLITDFLEGYIGVIERSVEQREYLSAKEVMNQIVRGILRYQFEHRELTRFFYRELSLDTTLIREVMTVYFSKERYYIEQIIKQGQMQQEFQKISFTMFMTQLKGMINMPYLYPQYITEVLHSFPSETFFLEMYTKEVEQWIEQILCVTNTYYPLPRAVHM, translated from the coding sequence ATGAAGCAGACGAAACAAAAAGTAATTGATGCGGCAATTTCATTGTTTTATACGAAAGGATACGATGGAACATCGGTGCGAGATATTGCAAAGCGGGCGGATGTGAATGTGGCTAATATTTCATATTATTTTGCTGGGAAGCAAGGTTTATTAGAACAGCTTATAACAGATTTTTTAGAAGGATATATTGGGGTAATTGAGAGGTCAGTTGAACAAAGAGAGTATTTGTCAGCTAAAGAAGTGATGAATCAAATCGTACGAGGAATTTTGCGTTATCAGTTTGAGCATAGGGAACTTACGCGATTCTTTTATAGAGAGCTCTCCCTTGATACAACGTTAATCCGGGAAGTGATGACTGTTTATTTTTCTAAAGAAAGATATTATATAGAGCAAATTATTAAGCAGGGACAAATGCAGCAGGAATTTCAAAAGATTTCTTTTACGATGTTTATGACGCAATTAAAGGGCATGATAAATATGCCGTATTTATATCCGCAGTATATAACAGAAGTCCTGCATTCGTTTCCATCAGAAACATTCTTTTTGGAAATGTATACGAAAGAAGTAGAGCAGTGGATAGAACAAATATTATGTGTAACAAATACGTATTACCCTCTGCCGCGAGCAGTTCATATGTAA